The following coding sequences lie in one Rutidosis leptorrhynchoides isolate AG116_Rl617_1_P2 chromosome 4, CSIRO_AGI_Rlap_v1, whole genome shotgun sequence genomic window:
- the LOC139841032 gene encoding uncharacterized protein: protein MLRYIPNNQVVFIVNVYAPHLEHKKQLVWAHLDSMANNWPGPLCFLGDFNSVCSPEERFRESIDQNSIDSFNTFIFQANLIDQTLSNDDFTWEGPLGKFSRIDRVFINNKWVLLWPDAILQSSNPDRSNHKPLIWAKVLACWGPKPFRFNNTWFEKVGFIQFCDNLWNEYIVDGWAAFRVNKKLRL from the coding sequence ATGTTAAGGTACATTCCTAACAATCAAGTTGTGTTCATAGTCAATGTTTACGCCCCTCACCTCGAGCACAAGAAACAACTCGTTTGGGCACATTTAGATAGTATGGCAAACAATTGGCCGGGCCCTTTGTGTTTTTTGGGCGATTTCAACTCGGTTTGTTCACCCGAAGAAAGATTTCGTGAGTCAATCGATCAAAATAGCATTGATTCTTTTAACACTTTTATTTTCCAAGCCAATCTCATTGATCAAACCTTATCCAACGATGATTTCACATGGGAGGGGCCACTAGGTAAATTCTCACGCATCGATAGAGTTTTTATCAACAACAAGTGGGTTCTTTTATGGCCCGATGCAATCCTTCAATCCAGTAACCCTGACCGATCCAATCATAAACCGTTGATTTGGGCCAAAGTGTTGGCTTGTTGGGGGCCTAAACCCTTCCGTTTCAATAATACTTGGTTTGAAAAGGTTGGATTCATACAGTTCTGTGATAATCTGTGGAATGAATACATTGTTGATGGGTGGGCTGCGTTTAGGGTTAACAAAAAGTTACGACTGTAA